The nucleotide window TGTGCAGCGGCACGCGGCCTTCGCGGTACCATTCGGTACGCGCGATTTCCGCGCCACCCAGACGGCCACCGCAGTTGATGCGGATGCCCTGGGCGCCCATGCGCATCGCCGACTGCACGGCGCGCTTCATGGCGCGGCGGAACGCCACGCGGCGCTCCAGCTGCTGCGAGATCGAGTCGGCGACCAACTGGGCGTCGACTTCCGGCTTGCGCACTTCAACGATGTTGATGTGCACGTCCGACGAGGTCATGTCCGAGAGAGCCTTGCGCAGCTTCTCGATGTCCGCGCCCTTCTTGCCGATGATCACGCCGGGACGACCGGAATGAACGGTGACGCGGCACTTGCGGTGCGGACGCTCGACGACGACCTTGGAAACGGCCGCCTGCTTCAGGGCCTTGAGGATATACTCGCGGATGCGGAAATCCTCGTGCAGCAGCTTGCCATACTCGCCCTTGTCCGCATACCAGCGCGAATCCCAGGTGCGGTTGATGCCAAGACGCAGACCGATCGGGTTAACTTTGTGTCCCATCAGGCAGTCTCCTCGACTTCGCGGACGACGATGGTCAGGTTCGAAAACGGCTTCTCGATCCGACCCACACGGCCACGAGCACGCGCCTGGAACCGCTTGATCACGAACGCCTTGCCCACGTGGGCTTCGGCCACGACAAGGCTGTCGACGTCGAGATCGTGGTTGTTCTCGGCATTCGCGATCGCCGACATCAACGCCTTCTTGACGTCGTCGGAGATCCGCTTGCGCGAGAAGGTGAGGTCGGCGAGCGCCTTCTCGACCTTCTTGCCGCGGATCGTTGCCGCGACGAGGTTGAGCTTGCGCGGGGAGACCCGCAGCATCCGGGCGACCGACTTCGCCTCGTTATCGGCGAGCGCGCGCCCGCCCTTCGGCTTGCCCATCGTTACTTCCTCTTCGCCTTCTTGTCAGCGCCGTGGCCGTAATAGGTCCGGGTCGGCGAGAACTCGCCGAACTTGTGACCGATCATGTCCTCGGACACCAGAACCGGAACGTGCTTCTGACCATTGTAGACGCCGAAGGTGAGACCCACGAACTGCGGCAGGATGGTCGAGCGCCGGCTCCACATCTTGATGATTTCGTTGCGACCCGAGGCGCGGACCTTATCTGCCTTCTTCAGCAGAAAGCCGTCGACGAACGGGCCTTTCCAAACAGAACGTGCCATTCCAGGCCCCTCTTACTTCTTGCGCGCGTGGCGGCTGCGGACGATGAACTTGTCCGTGGCCTTGTTGCGACGCGTGCGCTTGCCCTTGGTCGGCTTGCCCCACGGGGTAACCGGATGACGGCCACCCGAGGTACGGCCCTCACCACCACCATGCGGGTGGTCGACCGGGTTCATCGCGACACCGCGAACATGCGGGCGACGACCCATCCAGCGAGAACGACCCGCCTTGCCGAGGTTGATGTTGCCATGGTCCTGGTTGGACACGGCGCCGATCGAGGCCATGCAGGTGCCGAGAATGCGGCGCTGCTCGCCAGACTGCAGGCGGACCGTGGTGTAACCCTGGTCACGGCCGACGATCTGGGCATACGCACCGGCGGAACGGGCCACCTGGCCGCCCTTGCCCGGCTTCAGCTCGACATTGTGCACGATCGTGCCGACCGGGATCGAGGCCAGCGGCATCGCATTGCCCGGCTTCACGTCGACGAGCTTGCCGGACACGACCTTGTCGCCAACGGCCAGGCGCTGCGGCGCCAGGATGTAGGCAAGCTCACCGTCCTCATACTTGATGAGAGCGATGAAGGCCGTCCGGTTCGGATCGTATTCGATCCGCTCGACGGTCGCGAACATGTCGGCCTTGGTCCGCTTGAAGTCGATCAGACGGTAACGGCGCTTGTGGCCGCCACCGCGATTCGGCGACGTCGTACGGCCGAGGTTGTTGCGGCCACCCGTCTTCGACAGGCCTTCCGTGAGCGTCTTGACCGGCTTGCCCTTGTACAGGGACGAGCGGTCGACCATCACCAGCTGGCGACGACCGGGCGACGTCGGGTTAAAGGTCTTGAGTGCCATCTTTCCTTCTCCGCCCTCAGAGTCCGGTGGTGACGTCGATGGACTGGCCATCGGCAAGCGTCACGACCGCCTTCTTGACGTCGGACTGCTGGCCGAGACGGCCGCGGAAGCGCTTCGCCTTGCCCTTGCGGACCAGGGTGTTCACTGCCGTGACCTTGACGCCGAACAGCGCCTCGACTGCCGCCTTGATCTCGGGCTTGGTCGCCGTCGGGGAGACGTTGAACACGACCTTGTTCTGCTCCGAAGCGAAGGTCGCCTTCTCGGTAATCACCGGGGAAACGACCGTGTCGTAGTGCTTCAGGTTGGTCATTTGAACCGCTCCTCGAGAGCCGTCACCGCCGACTTGGTCAGCACCAGCTTCTCACGACGCAGGATGTCATAGACATTCAGGCCTTCGACGGGCAGCAGGTCGATCGCCGGGATGTTGCGCGAGGCGAGGCGGAAGTTCGCATCGATCTCGCTGCCGTCCACGACGAGCGCATTGCTCAGGCCCAGGTTCGCCAGACGCGCGGCCAGAGCCTTGGTCTTGGCCTCCTCGGCGCTCACCACGTCGACGATGATCAGGCCGTCGGCCTTGAACTTCGCCGAAAGGGCGTGACGCAGGCCGAGGGCGCGAACCTTCTTCGGCAGGTCGTGAGCGTGGCTGCGCACGACCGGGCCGTGAGCCTTACCACCGCCGCGGAACTGCGGGGCCTTCTTGTTGCCGTGACGCGCGCCGCCGGAACCCTTCTGGCGGACGAACTTCTTCGTCGAGCCGGAGACTTCCGAGCGCTGCTGGGCCTTGTGAGTACCGGCCTGGCGCTTGGCGAGCTGCCAACGCACGACGCGGTGGATCAGGTCGGTGCGCGGATCGAGACCGAAGATCTCGTCCGACACCGTGATCGAACCGGCGGCGGCCCCGTCCAGGGTCTTCACCTCAAGTTCCATCACTCGCTCTCCTTCTCGACCGCAGCCTCGGCCGCGGAAGCACGGAACGCGCCCGGCATCGGCACGCCATCCGGCAGGGCCTTCTTGACGGCGTCGCGAACCACGATCCAGCCACCCTTCGACCCCGGGACTGCGCCCTGGATCATGATCAGGCCGCGCTCCGGATCGGTGCGGACGATCTTCAGGTTCTGCGTGGTCACCTGCTCGGCGCCCATGTGTCCGGCCATCTTCTTACCCTTGAAGACCTTGCCCGGATCCTGGCACTGACCGATCGAACCATGCGAACGGTGCGAGATCGACACGCCGTGAGAGGCGCGCAGACCACCGAAGTTGTGACGCTTCATGGCACCGGCGAAGCCCTTGCCGATCGAGGTGCCCGTGACGTCCACGAACTGCCCCTCGACGAAGTGGTCGGCCGTGATCTCCGCACCCACCTCGATCACGTTCTCCGAGGAGACGCGGAACTCGGCAAGCTTGCGCTTCGGCTCGACGCTGGCAACGGCGAAATGTCCGCGCATGGCCTTCGACGTATTCTTCACCTTGGCCAGACCGGCGCCGACCTGCAGCGCGACATAGCCATTCTTCTCTTCCGTCCGGTGGGCAACAACCTGACAGTTTTCGAGCTTCAGCACCGTCACCGGCACATGCTCACCCGCATCGTTATAGATGCGAGTCATACCCACCTTCTGTGCGATCACTCCAGAACGCATCGGCGTGTCCCCTTGTGAGCGCCTTACAGCTTGATCTCGACGTCGACACCGGCCGCAAGGTCGAGCTTCATGAGCGCGTCCACGGTCTGCGGCGTCGGATCAACGATGTCGAGGAGACGCTTGTGAGTGCGCATCTCGAACTGATCACGGCTTTTCTTGTCGATATGCGGACCACGAAGCACAGTGTACTTCTCGATCCGCGTGGGCAGCGGCACGGGGCCGCGCACTTGTGCACCGGTCCGTTTCGCCGTGTTGACGATCTCACGGGTCGACGCATCGAGAACCCGATGGTCGAACGCCTTGAGACGGATCCGAATGTTCTGACCGTTCATCTCTCAATCCCCGAGCGGGACGGCGGAACGGATCACCCGTTCCGCCATGTTGGTTACTTGATGATGGAGGCGACGACGCCGGCGCCGACGGTACGGCCGCCCTCGCGGATAGCGAAGCGCAGACCCTCTTCCATCGCGATCGGCACGATCAGCTCAACCTCGACCGACACGTTGTCGCCCGGCATCACCATCTCCGTGCCTTCCGGCAGCGTCACCACGCCCGTCACGTCCGTCGTGCGGAAGTAGAACTGCGGACGGTAGTTGGTGAAGAACGGAGTGTGGCGACCACCCTCTTCCTTCGTCAGGATGTAGGCCTCGGCCTTGAACTTCGTGTGCGGCGTCACCGAACCCGGCTTGCACAGCACCTGGCCGCGCTCCACGTCCTCGCGGCCGACGCCGCGGATCAGAGCGCCGATGTTGTCGCCGGCCTGGCCCTGGTCCAGAAGCTTGCGGAACATCTCGACGCCGGTAACCGTCGTCTTCTTGGTGTCGCGGATGCCGACGATCTCGACTTCCTCGCCCACCTTCACGATGCCGCGCTCGACGCGGCCGGTCACCACCGTGCCGCGGCCCGAGATCGAGAACACGTCCTCGATCGGCATCAGGAACGGCATGTCGACCGGACGCTCCGGCGTCGGGATGTAGTCGTCGACCGCAGCCATAAGCTCGCGGATCTTCGTCTCGCCGATCGCCTCGTCGCGGCCCTCAAGGGCGGCAAGAGCCGAACCGGCAACGATCGGAATGTCGTCGCCCGGGAACTCGTAGGACGAAAGCAGCTCGCGCACTTCCATCTCGACCAGCTCGAGCAGCTCCGCGTCGTCGACCTGGTCGACCTTGTTCAGGAACACCACCAGAGCCGGAACGCCGACCTGACGGGCCAGAAGGATGTGCTCGCGGGTCTGCGGCATCGGGCCGTCGGCCGCCGAGCAGACCAGGATCGCGCCGTCCATCTGCGCCGCACCCGTGATCATGTTCTTCACGTAGTCGGCGTGACCCGGGCAGTCCACGTGGGCGTAGTGACGCGCTTCCGTCTCGTACTCAACGTGAGCCGTCGAGATCGTGATGCCGCGTGCACGCTCCTCGGGAGCCGCGTCGATCATGTCGTACGCCTTGAACTCGCCGAAGAACTTCGTGATCGCCGCCGTCAGCGTCGTCTTGCCATGGTCGACGTGGCCGATCGTGCCAATGTTCACGTGCGGCTTCGTCCGCTCAAACTTTGCTTTCGCCATCGGATTTCTCCGTACCTTCGTTATTCAGTTGATGTGGCGTTGACGGCAATCAGGCGTACTTGGCCTGAACTTCCTGCGCGACAGCCTGCGGAACCTGCTCGTAGTGGTCGAACACCATCGAGTACTGGGCACGTCCCTGCGACATCGAGCGCAGGTTGTTGACGTAACCGAACATGTTGGCCAGCGGCACCATCGCGTTCACCGCGGTGACGACACCGCGATTCTCGGTGCCGGTGATCTGGCCACGACGGGAGTTCAGATCGCCGATGACGTCGCCCATGTAGTCTTCCGGCGTCACCACCTCGACCTTCATGATCGGCTCGAGCAGCTTCGGCGCGGCCTTCTGAATGGCCTCACGGAAACCGGCACGTGCCGCGATCTCGAACGCCAGGACCGAGGAGTCGACGTCGTGGTAGGCACCGTCGATGAGGGTGGCCTTGATGTCGACCATCGGGAAGCCTGCCAGCGGGCCCGAGGACATGACGCTCTCGATACCCTTGGTGACGCCCGGGATGTACTCCTTCGGGACCGAACCACCCACGATCGTGCTCTGGAACGCGTAGCCGGCACCGGCCTCGTTCGGCTCGATGACCAGCTTGATGCGGGCGAACTGGCCCGTACCGCCGGTCTGCTTCTTGTGGGTGTAGTCGACTTCCGCCTGACGGGTGATCGTCTCGCGGTAGGCAACCTGCGGCGCACCGATGTTCGCCTCGACCTTGAACTCGCGCTTCATGCGGTCGACGATGATGTCGAGATGAAGCTCGCCCATGCCGGCGATGATCGTCTGGCCGGACTCTTCGTCGGTCTTGACGCGGAAGGACGGATCCTCGGCAGCCAGACGATTGAGCGCGAGGCCCATCTTCTCCTGGTCGCCCTTGGTCTTCGGCTCGACGGCGATCTCGATGACCGGATCCGGGAACTCCA belongs to Stappia indica and includes:
- the rpsC gene encoding 30S ribosomal protein S3 → MGHKVNPIGLRLGINRTWDSRWYADKGEYGKLLHEDFRIREYILKALKQAAVSKVVVERPHRKCRVTVHSGRPGVIIGKKGADIEKLRKALSDMTSSDVHINIVEVRKPEVDAQLVADSISQQLERRVAFRRAMKRAVQSAMRMGAQGIRINCGGRLGGAEIARTEWYREGRVPLHTLRADIDYGVSTAHTAYGTCGVKVWIFKGEILEHDPMASERRAVEGDGTNQGGGRRERERGRAA
- the rplV gene encoding 50S ribosomal protein L22, which gives rise to MGKPKGGRALADNEAKSVARMLRVSPRKLNLVAATIRGKKVEKALADLTFSRKRISDDVKKALMSAIANAENNHDLDVDSLVVAEAHVGKAFVIKRFQARARGRVGRIEKPFSNLTIVVREVEETA
- the rpsS gene encoding 30S ribosomal protein S19, with the protein product MARSVWKGPFVDGFLLKKADKVRASGRNEIIKMWSRRSTILPQFVGLTFGVYNGQKHVPVLVSEDMIGHKFGEFSPTRTYYGHGADKKAKRK
- the rplB gene encoding 50S ribosomal protein L2, with product MALKTFNPTSPGRRQLVMVDRSSLYKGKPVKTLTEGLSKTGGRNNLGRTTSPNRGGGHKRRYRLIDFKRTKADMFATVERIEYDPNRTAFIALIKYEDGELAYILAPQRLAVGDKVVSGKLVDVKPGNAMPLASIPVGTIVHNVELKPGKGGQVARSAGAYAQIVGRDQGYTTVRLQSGEQRRILGTCMASIGAVSNQDHGNINLGKAGRSRWMGRRPHVRGVAMNPVDHPHGGGEGRTSGGRHPVTPWGKPTKGKRTRRNKATDKFIVRSRHARKK
- a CDS encoding 50S ribosomal protein L23, whose product is MTNLKHYDTVVSPVITEKATFASEQNKVVFNVSPTATKPEIKAAVEALFGVKVTAVNTLVRKGKAKRFRGRLGQQSDVKKAVVTLADGQSIDVTTGL
- the rplD gene encoding 50S ribosomal protein L4 translates to MELEVKTLDGAAAGSITVSDEIFGLDPRTDLIHRVVRWQLAKRQAGTHKAQQRSEVSGSTKKFVRQKGSGGARHGNKKAPQFRGGGKAHGPVVRSHAHDLPKKVRALGLRHALSAKFKADGLIIVDVVSAEEAKTKALAARLANLGLSNALVVDGSEIDANFRLASRNIPAIDLLPVEGLNVYDILRREKLVLTKSAVTALEERFK
- the rplC gene encoding 50S ribosomal protein L3 gives rise to the protein MRSGVIAQKVGMTRIYNDAGEHVPVTVLKLENCQVVAHRTEEKNGYVALQVGAGLAKVKNTSKAMRGHFAVASVEPKRKLAEFRVSSENVIEVGAEITADHFVEGQFVDVTGTSIGKGFAGAMKRHNFGGLRASHGVSISHRSHGSIGQCQDPGKVFKGKKMAGHMGAEQVTTQNLKIVRTDPERGLIMIQGAVPGSKGGWIVVRDAVKKALPDGVPMPGAFRASAAEAAVEKESE
- the rpsJ gene encoding 30S ribosomal protein S10, producing the protein MNGQNIRIRLKAFDHRVLDASTREIVNTAKRTGAQVRGPVPLPTRIEKYTVLRGPHIDKKSRDQFEMRTHKRLLDIVDPTPQTVDALMKLDLAAGVDVEIKL
- the tuf gene encoding elongation factor Tu gives rise to the protein MAKAKFERTKPHVNIGTIGHVDHGKTTLTAAITKFFGEFKAYDMIDAAPEERARGITISTAHVEYETEARHYAHVDCPGHADYVKNMITGAAQMDGAILVCSAADGPMPQTREHILLARQVGVPALVVFLNKVDQVDDAELLELVEMEVRELLSSYEFPGDDIPIVAGSALAALEGRDEAIGETKIRELMAAVDDYIPTPERPVDMPFLMPIEDVFSISGRGTVVTGRVERGIVKVGEEVEIVGIRDTKKTTVTGVEMFRKLLDQGQAGDNIGALIRGVGREDVERGQVLCKPGSVTPHTKFKAEAYILTKEEGGRHTPFFTNYRPQFYFRTTDVTGVVTLPEGTEMVMPGDNVSVEVELIVPIAMEEGLRFAIREGGRTVGAGVVASIIK